The following are from one region of the bacterium genome:
- a CDS encoding ribonuclease H-like domain-containing protein, with product MADARDFRAKLREIARARARGESPPRPQPPADNVVALEQLWPASRAEGFWRCRPEWPKGYPPPEIPPTFIGTFAAFDVESLGRTPKPLFLVGFGRMSADGVAFEQYLAGHPDEEGAVLQATARALADADVLLSYNGRTFDLPIIRDRLRWWRLPYEEPRRHVDLLWLVRKYYKERCDMPACGLAEAERYVLGVQRPADIYSSQVPELYERYVKIGDARPLEPVLRHNLYDVAATLLLSLKMEEDVRGELEDEADNWADTEDLF from the coding sequence ATGGCCGACGCGCGCGATTTCCGGGCCAAGCTGCGCGAGATAGCTCGCGCCCGGGCGCGCGGCGAAAGTCCCCCCCGGCCCCAACCGCCCGCCGACAACGTCGTCGCGCTCGAGCAGTTGTGGCCCGCTTCCCGGGCGGAGGGTTTTTGGCGCTGCCGGCCCGAGTGGCCGAAGGGCTACCCCCCTCCGGAAATCCCCCCCACCTTTATCGGTACGTTCGCGGCCTTCGACGTGGAGTCGCTGGGCCGCACGCCCAAGCCGCTCTTCCTGGTCGGCTTCGGCCGCATGTCGGCGGACGGCGTTGCGTTCGAGCAATACCTGGCCGGCCATCCCGACGAGGAGGGGGCGGTGCTGCAGGCTACGGCTCGAGCCCTCGCCGACGCGGACGTCCTCCTCTCCTACAACGGCCGCACCTTCGACCTCCCCATAATCCGCGACCGCCTGCGCTGGTGGCGGCTGCCGTACGAGGAGCCGCGGCGCCACGTCGACCTCCTGTGGCTCGTCCGGAAGTATTACAAGGAGCGGTGCGATATGCCCGCCTGCGGCCTGGCCGAGGCGGAGCGGTACGTCCTCGGCGTCCAAAGGCCGGCGGACATCTACTCCTCGCAGGTCCCGGAGCTGTACGAGCGCTACGTCAAGATAGGCGACGCGCGGCCGCTCGAGCCGGTCCTGAGACACAACCTCTACGACGTGGCGGCGACGCTTCTTCTTTCCTTAAAAATGGAGGAGGATGTCCGCGGCGAGTTGGAGGATGAGGCGGATAACTGGGCGGATACGGAAGATCTTTTCTAA
- a CDS encoding HEPN domain-containing protein, which produces MKPLAEEWLSKADEDFRVAERELAAEPPAFAAVCFHAQQAVEKAMKALLVDFGVDFPRTHDLKFLLDLIKNNTPIFNDLEEALVNLSVSAVEVRYPGSKPDRHLAEKAVDVMRDFFSVFSESFPRG; this is translated from the coding sequence GTGAAGCCACTCGCTGAAGAATGGCTTAGCAAAGCCGACGAGGATTTCCGTGTCGCGGAACGCGAGCTAGCCGCGGAGCCGCCCGCGTTCGCGGCGGTATGCTTCCACGCCCAACAAGCCGTCGAGAAAGCGATGAAAGCCCTTCTGGTAGACTTCGGCGTAGACTTTCCCCGGACCCACGATTTGAAATTTCTTTTAGATTTAATTAAGAACAATACGCCCATTTTTAACGACCTCGAAGAAGCGTTAGTCAATTTAAGCGTATCGGCGGTAGAGGTGCGATACCCCGGGAGTAAACCGGACCGGCACTTAGCGGAAAAAGCCGTAGACGTTATGCGGGATTTCTTCAGCGTTTTTTCGGAGAGTTTCCCGCGCGGGTGA
- a CDS encoding nucleotidyltransferase domain-containing protein, with protein MVKEEIFATIAETLRRLFGERLVSVKVFGSYAAGEETPDSDVDILIVLDAAEEGPVEAAARARAALELPVPVDVIVRTPSQLEERLALGDGFFGDIESTGLEISEATR; from the coding sequence ATGGTTAAGGAAGAAATTTTCGCGACCATAGCCGAAACCTTACGCCGATTGTTCGGCGAGAGGCTGGTTTCCGTCAAGGTTTTCGGCTCGTACGCGGCCGGCGAGGAGACGCCCGACAGCGACGTAGACATTTTAATCGTCCTCGACGCCGCGGAAGAGGGGCCCGTCGAGGCCGCGGCTCGGGCCCGCGCCGCGCTCGAGCTACCGGTCCCGGTAGACGTCATCGTAAGAACGCCGAGCCAGCTCGAAGAACGGCTGGCGCTGGGCGACGGCTTCTTCGGCGATATCGAGTCAACCGGCCTGGAGATAAGTGAAGCCACTCGCTGA
- a CDS encoding glycosyltransferase — translation MRILFLSDRSLNHTHRWVEYFHEAGHECHLITFEDGPPVPGKTYYIESRLPRAFMFKYLAHLPTVRKLARAIDPDVVSAQELGSYGPLGALCGVRPVAASAWGTDVLLEPDWSWLHRKRVEFVLKRADLITSMADHMTARIVALGGDPAKVVVNHFGVDEDVFTMTARPPRPPEEVVIIHTRHFKPVYNFEQLLAALAAVFEALPRARLVFLSDGVLRPKVEARVREMGFAGRVSFLGAVPPAEVAAQLRDADIFVTTSRSDGANISLLEALAAGCFPVVADIPATRQWFEAGAVGLSVPLDDAAALAEAIIKTARDIGLRERAREVNRGVVLAKGLWRDNMKRSEEAFAALATRFGKRV, via the coding sequence ATGAGGATACTCTTCCTATCGGACCGCTCGCTGAACCACACCCACCGCTGGGTGGAGTACTTCCACGAGGCGGGCCACGAGTGCCACCTCATCACGTTCGAGGACGGGCCGCCCGTTCCGGGGAAGACCTATTATATTGAAAGTCGGCTGCCGCGGGCCTTCATGTTCAAATACCTCGCGCACCTGCCGACGGTGCGCAAGCTCGCCCGGGCGATAGACCCGGACGTCGTCTCGGCGCAGGAGCTCGGCTCGTACGGGCCGCTGGGCGCGTTATGCGGCGTGAGGCCGGTGGCGGCGTCGGCCTGGGGGACCGACGTCCTGCTCGAGCCGGACTGGTCGTGGCTGCACCGCAAGCGCGTCGAGTTCGTCCTCAAGCGCGCGGACCTCATCACGTCGATGGCGGACCATATGACGGCGCGCATCGTCGCGTTGGGCGGCGACCCGGCCAAGGTAGTCGTGAACCATTTCGGCGTCGACGAGGACGTCTTCACGATGACCGCCCGGCCACCCCGGCCCCCGGAGGAAGTCGTCATCATCCACACCCGCCACTTCAAGCCGGTGTACAACTTCGAGCAACTCCTCGCCGCGCTGGCCGCCGTATTCGAGGCGCTGCCGCGCGCGCGCCTCGTCTTCCTGAGCGACGGCGTCCTGCGGCCCAAGGTCGAGGCGCGGGTACGGGAGATGGGTTTCGCCGGGCGCGTCTCGTTCCTGGGGGCGGTGCCGCCGGCGGAGGTGGCGGCGCAGCTCCGCGACGCCGACATCTTCGTGACGACGTCGCGCTCCGACGGCGCGAACATATCGCTGCTGGAGGCGCTCGCGGCGGGTTGCTTCCCGGTGGTGGCGGACATCCCGGCGACGCGGCAGTGGTTTGAGGCCGGGGCGGTAGGTTTGTCGGTCCCGCTCGACGACGCGGCGGCGCTGGCCGAGGCGATTATCAAAACCGCCCGCGACATCGGCCTGCGCGAGCGCGCCCGCGAGGTCAACCGCGGCGTCGTGCTCGCGAAGGGCCTGTGGCGGGATAATATGAAGCGAAGCGAGGAGGCGTTCGCGGCGCTGGCTACGCGATTCGGTAAGCGCGTTTGA
- a CDS encoding endonuclease III, whose translation MAAQRAETKRRVAAVARRLAAAYGTPRRRRRPPFDELVQTVLSQNTTDVNSARTFASLQERFPRLDDLATANVRAVAASIRLGGLERVKARYLKEMTREVLKRRGNTDLSFLNKMGDGEAEAWLTSLPGVGAKTARVVLLFSFGRDVFPVDTHILRLTKRLGFIGAKATAAAAHKFWDEYCPPGKARELHLGLIRHGRDVCAARRPACDACVLADLCPSCGTFE comes from the coding sequence GTGGCCGCACAACGCGCCGAAACGAAACGCCGCGTCGCCGCAGTAGCGCGCCGGTTGGCCGCGGCGTACGGTACGCCCCGGCGGCGGCGCCGCCCCCCTTTCGACGAGCTGGTGCAAACGGTACTCAGCCAGAACACCACCGACGTGAACAGCGCGCGGACCTTCGCCTCGCTGCAGGAACGGTTCCCGCGGCTCGACGACCTCGCGACGGCGAACGTTCGGGCCGTCGCCGCAAGTATCCGCCTCGGCGGCCTGGAGCGCGTCAAGGCCCGCTACCTCAAAGAGATGACGCGAGAGGTCCTGAAGCGGCGCGGCAACACGGACCTGTCCTTTTTAAATAAAATGGGCGACGGCGAGGCGGAAGCGTGGCTTACGAGCCTGCCCGGCGTCGGCGCCAAGACGGCGCGCGTCGTCCTGCTCTTCTCGTTCGGCCGGGACGTCTTCCCGGTGGACACGCACATCTTGAGATTGACGAAACGGCTCGGCTTCATCGGCGCGAAAGCGACGGCGGCCGCGGCCCATAAATTCTGGGACGAATATTGCCCGCCCGGCAAGGCGCGCGAGCTGCACCTCGGCCTTATACGCCACGGCCGCGACGTCTGCGCCGCGCGGCGGCCCGCGTGCGACGCGTGCGTCCTGGCCGACCTTTGCCCGTCATGCGGCACATTTGAATGA
- a CDS encoding fused MFS/spermidine synthase: MQAVMFASRRFPAAAFVVALFFVSGAAGLVYEVVWMQMLAVTLGGTAPAVAAVLAAFMGGLAIGSALGGRAVDRFGRPLLWYAGLELFVGLYALAFPFIYRAADGLYFAAYEPGAAGALHLLRFGVACLLLLAPTAAMGATTPAVVAALRAYGGGTSRSFSGAYAANTVGAATGVLLGGFWLLWAAGASLTLKVTASANLAVAVAACVVALRFRPGEGVAAEAAPAVPPGRGASTWRAAAAAFIAGGAALAAQVLWTRALANVVGSATYAFAAMLAVILLAIAAGAAVHRRLGPEAGGSSLFYGACCLAAAAGLAASVVALRGAPYLFLVAYGAAGGGFGVALALVFAITALVLFVPSFFLGIILPVTVAAARRREAGTRVGYLYAANTTGAIAGSLVGTFLLLPWLGPAGGLRAVALAAIAAAFVWGVSRRRVVWQGPLAALLAALVVVAPGPSRHTLALGAGISPGYYLDEEGKPALDEAAQEELLFYEESVDASVAVISYGSIRSLKINGKTVASTNYDDVRVERALGEVPLREFNETRVGGRDGAEDVLVIGLGTGITLGAITGHPSVRSIVCVEINPAVPAASRLFDGASGAPLDDPRVELIREDGRSYVLGTGKRFGVITSDPIHPWTKGSSSLFTVEHFRNCARILKRGGVMAQWLPLYQLAPADYLTAVRSFAGAFDYVRLYYTGRDTVLVGSTSPWLEKKKTRPYLIASDEAVRTLVADAEANTEDRLILEYTAPHALYEKTDADNLATLADLRLEGGDDRYRAVTALVEGRLAYLRDAEDEAVAAYRRGLALWPENEDLRQALADIYFERGMAAAEAGDAARAREWFRAVLALTPGDEAAAANVEALGG, translated from the coding sequence ATGCAGGCCGTTATGTTCGCCTCCCGCCGTTTCCCGGCCGCGGCCTTCGTAGTCGCGCTGTTCTTCGTCTCCGGCGCCGCCGGCCTGGTGTACGAGGTCGTCTGGATGCAGATGCTGGCGGTGACGCTGGGCGGGACGGCGCCGGCGGTGGCCGCGGTGCTGGCGGCGTTCATGGGCGGCCTCGCCATCGGCAGCGCCCTCGGCGGCCGGGCGGTGGACCGGTTCGGCAGGCCGCTGTTATGGTACGCCGGCCTGGAGTTATTCGTCGGCCTGTACGCGCTCGCGTTCCCCTTTATTTACCGTGCCGCCGACGGCTTGTACTTCGCGGCGTACGAGCCGGGCGCGGCCGGCGCGCTGCACCTGCTGCGTTTCGGCGTCGCGTGTTTGCTCCTGCTGGCGCCGACGGCGGCGATGGGCGCGACGACGCCGGCGGTGGTCGCGGCGCTGCGGGCGTACGGCGGCGGCACGTCGCGGTCCTTTTCGGGGGCGTACGCCGCCAACACCGTGGGCGCGGCGACGGGGGTCTTGTTGGGCGGCTTCTGGCTGCTGTGGGCGGCGGGAGCGAGCCTGACGCTCAAGGTCACGGCCTCGGCGAACCTGGCCGTCGCGGTCGCGGCTTGCGTCGTCGCGCTGCGGTTTCGCCCGGGCGAGGGCGTCGCGGCCGAAGCGGCGCCGGCGGTCCCGCCCGGGCGAGGGGCGTCGACGTGGCGGGCGGCGGCCGCGGCCTTTATCGCCGGCGGCGCGGCGCTCGCGGCCCAGGTGCTCTGGACGCGGGCGCTGGCCAACGTCGTCGGCTCGGCGACGTACGCGTTCGCGGCCATGCTGGCGGTGATACTCCTGGCCATCGCCGCGGGCGCGGCGGTCCACCGCCGGCTGGGGCCGGAGGCGGGCGGCTCTTCGTTGTTCTACGGCGCGTGCTGCCTGGCGGCGGCGGCCGGCCTGGCGGCCAGCGTCGTCGCGCTCCGCGGAGCGCCCTATTTATTCCTGGTCGCGTACGGCGCCGCGGGCGGCGGCTTCGGCGTCGCGCTGGCGTTGGTGTTCGCCATAACCGCGCTCGTCCTCTTCGTACCCTCTTTCTTTTTGGGGATAATTTTGCCGGTGACGGTAGCGGCGGCGCGGCGACGGGAGGCCGGGACGCGCGTCGGCTACCTCTACGCCGCCAATACCACGGGCGCCATCGCGGGCAGCCTGGTCGGGACGTTTCTATTGCTGCCTTGGCTCGGGCCGGCGGGCGGCCTCCGCGCGGTGGCCCTGGCGGCGATAGCGGCGGCCTTCGTGTGGGGCGTCTCGCGGCGGCGCGTCGTCTGGCAAGGACCATTAGCCGCGCTGCTCGCGGCGTTGGTCGTCGTAGCGCCCGGGCCCAGCCGGCATACGCTCGCGCTCGGCGCCGGCATAAGCCCCGGCTACTATCTCGACGAGGAGGGCAAACCCGCCCTCGACGAAGCGGCGCAAGAGGAGTTGTTGTTCTACGAGGAAAGCGTCGACGCCTCGGTGGCCGTCATCTCCTACGGGTCGATTCGCTCGCTGAAGATAAACGGCAAGACCGTCGCCTCCACCAACTACGACGACGTGCGGGTCGAGCGGGCGTTGGGCGAGGTGCCGTTGCGGGAATTCAACGAGACACGCGTCGGCGGCCGCGACGGCGCCGAAGACGTGCTCGTTATCGGCCTCGGCACCGGCATCACGCTGGGCGCGATAACGGGCCATCCGTCGGTCCGCAGTATCGTTTGTGTGGAAATCAACCCGGCCGTCCCGGCGGCGTCCCGCCTCTTCGACGGCGCCAGCGGCGCCCCGTTGGACGACCCCCGCGTCGAGCTAATCCGCGAGGACGGCCGCTCGTACGTCCTCGGCACCGGCAAACGGTTCGGCGTCATAACGTCCGACCCCATCCACCCGTGGACCAAGGGCTCGTCGTCGCTTTTTACGGTCGAGCATTTCCGCAACTGCGCGCGCATCCTGAAACGCGGCGGCGTGATGGCGCAGTGGCTGCCGTTGTACCAGCTCGCGCCGGCCGATTACCTGACCGCCGTCCGCTCCTTCGCCGGCGCTTTCGACTACGTCAGGTTGTACTACACCGGCCGCGACACGGTCCTGGTCGGCTCGACGTCGCCCTGGCTCGAGAAGAAGAAAACGCGACCTTATTTGATCGCGAGCGACGAGGCCGTCCGTACGTTGGTCGCCGACGCGGAGGCCAATACCGAGGACCGGTTGATTCTGGAGTACACGGCGCCGCACGCCCTCTACGAGAAGACGGACGCGGACAATCTCGCGACGTTGGCGGACTTGCGGCTCGAGGGGGGCGACGACCGGTATCGCGCGGTTACGGCGTTGGTCGAAGGCCGGCTGGCGTACTTGAGGGATGCGGAGGACGAGGCCGTGGCGGCGTACCGCCGGGGCCTGGCGCTTTGGCCCGAGAACGAGGACCTCCGCCAGGCGCTGGCCGATATTTATTTCGAGCGGGGAATGGCGGCCGCGGAGGCCGGCGACGCGGCCCGCGCGCGGGAGTGGTTCCGCGCCGTGCTCGCGCTTACGCCGGGCGACGAGGCCGCGGCGGCTAACGTCGAGGCTTTGGGGGGGTAG
- a CDS encoding glycosyltransferase family 4 protein, protein MPPKVKIALVAAFPPPPGGMPHQARMLAEILARDGAQVVTINTNPFGRRKPRSLRFLRVLRELRKLRRCDLALIFGGSYASFFAFSAVPLAAARLFGVPAILMYKGGLARFFFRKWGWLVRPISRLARAVVVPGRYLQGVFAGFGMRARVVPDIVDVSRLPANAAEAEGPPLILCPRRHDYVGGVDIVVRAFGKVVREFPEAELHLCGDGVDRPKLERLAEEVAPGRVRFHGFLPHQDLMPHLQRATLMVNSTRDDNHPNSVLEAMWARVPVVAAAVGGVPFLVRDGETGFLARPDDPEALAERIIFVLRNPGLAADVAARAHEAAAEFIWPYDRPGQLQTLLDAAGLAPTPPKPRR, encoded by the coding sequence GTGCCGCCCAAAGTCAAAATCGCGCTCGTCGCCGCGTTCCCGCCGCCGCCCGGCGGAATGCCGCACCAGGCCCGGATGCTCGCCGAAATCCTGGCCCGGGACGGCGCGCAAGTCGTCACGATAAATACCAACCCCTTCGGCCGGCGCAAGCCGCGTTCGCTGCGCTTCTTACGCGTTCTGCGCGAGCTGCGTAAGCTGCGGCGCTGCGACCTGGCGCTCATCTTCGGCGGCTCGTACGCGTCGTTCTTCGCTTTCTCGGCGGTGCCGCTCGCCGCCGCGCGGCTCTTCGGCGTGCCGGCGATATTGATGTATAAAGGCGGCCTGGCGCGGTTTTTCTTCCGAAAGTGGGGATGGCTCGTCCGCCCCATCTCCCGGCTCGCCCGGGCCGTCGTCGTCCCGGGCCGCTACTTGCAGGGCGTATTCGCCGGCTTCGGGATGCGGGCCCGCGTCGTCCCCGATATCGTGGACGTGTCGCGGCTGCCCGCCAACGCGGCCGAGGCCGAAGGGCCGCCGCTCATCCTGTGTCCCCGGCGGCACGACTACGTCGGCGGCGTAGACATAGTAGTGCGCGCGTTCGGAAAAGTCGTCCGCGAGTTCCCCGAGGCCGAGCTCCACCTGTGCGGCGACGGCGTGGACCGGCCCAAGCTCGAGCGCCTGGCCGAGGAGGTCGCGCCGGGCCGCGTGCGGTTCCACGGATTCCTCCCCCACCAAGACCTTATGCCGCACCTGCAAAGGGCGACGTTGATGGTCAACTCCACCCGCGACGACAACCACCCCAACAGCGTACTGGAGGCGATGTGGGCCCGCGTGCCGGTGGTGGCCGCGGCGGTGGGGGGCGTCCCCTTCCTCGTCCGCGACGGCGAGACGGGCTTCCTCGCGCGACCGGACGACCCGGAGGCGCTGGCCGAGCGGATAATTTTCGTTTTGCGTAATCCGGGACTCGCCGCCGACGTCGCGGCCCGCGCCCACGAGGCCGCCGCCGAATTCATCTGGCCCTACGACCGCCCGGGCCAACTGCAGACGTTGCTCGACGCCGCGGGCCTCGCGCCTACCCCCCCAAAGCCTCGACGTTAG
- a CDS encoding SH3 domain-containing C40 family peptidase produces MKPRIILLISALAAGSAAGGWFQKADWVAAVTYHQAEDAIYFDTTGELPPQVKVVAQEDPNLIKLELANLRINPRVYTLSPRDGVVHDIRLEGFEERGRSRLEVTVDLAKPFEYELERRQVEGDVSQVLLRLTNVDVKRTQPDVAGKAPLYARPAAGAQIVAYVHYHARVEVYDYAKTMYLVKAPDGTLGWVRGENLKIEGENPFVEKEPLPIPATPRSEIIATAKKYLGVPYVWGGTSADGFDCSGLVQMVFAENGVSLPRGSGDQYRKGRKVPESRMRPGDLVFFRTYTSGPSHVGIYAGDGKFIHAESSPRGVTVTPLSQPYWDERFLGARTWLAD; encoded by the coding sequence ATGAAGCCGAGAATAATATTGCTGATTTCGGCCTTAGCGGCGGGGAGCGCCGCCGGAGGTTGGTTCCAAAAAGCCGACTGGGTGGCGGCGGTGACGTACCACCAGGCCGAGGACGCGATCTACTTCGACACCACCGGCGAGCTGCCGCCGCAGGTGAAGGTCGTCGCCCAGGAAGACCCCAACCTGATAAAACTCGAGCTCGCCAACCTGCGTATAAACCCCCGCGTCTACACCTTATCGCCGCGCGACGGCGTCGTCCACGACATCCGGCTGGAGGGGTTCGAGGAGCGGGGCCGTTCGCGCCTGGAGGTAACCGTGGACCTCGCCAAGCCGTTCGAGTACGAGCTCGAGCGGCGCCAGGTGGAGGGCGACGTCTCGCAGGTATTATTGCGATTGACCAACGTCGACGTGAAGCGCACCCAACCGGACGTCGCCGGGAAAGCGCCGCTGTACGCCCGCCCCGCGGCCGGCGCCCAAATAGTGGCGTACGTCCACTACCACGCCCGCGTCGAAGTGTACGACTATGCCAAGACGATGTATCTGGTCAAGGCGCCCGACGGGACGCTGGGCTGGGTCCGCGGCGAGAATTTGAAGATAGAGGGCGAAAACCCCTTCGTAGAAAAGGAACCCCTTCCGATACCCGCCACGCCGCGGAGCGAGATAATCGCCACCGCCAAGAAGTATCTGGGCGTGCCGTACGTCTGGGGAGGCACGTCGGCCGACGGCTTCGACTGCTCGGGGCTGGTGCAAATGGTCTTCGCCGAGAACGGCGTATCGCTGCCGCGGGGTTCCGGCGACCAGTACCGCAAAGGCCGCAAGGTCCCCGAGAGCAGGATGAGGCCCGGCGACCTGGTGTTCTTCCGGACCTATACCTCCGGGCCGTCGCACGTGGGCATCTACGCCGGCGACGGCAAGTTCATCCACGCCGAATCGTCGCCGCGCGGCGTTACCGTCACGCCGCTGAGCCAGCCGTATTGGGACGAGCGCTTCCTCGGCGCGCGAACGTGGCTCGCGGACTAG
- a CDS encoding Fe-S-containing hydro-lyase has protein sequence MVIKLNIPVEDADVVKNLKAGEEVLLTGRMYTARDAAHKRLIDLLDKGEPLPVDLNGACIYYVGPSPARPGNVIGSAGPTTSGRVDPYTPRLLEQGLKLMVGKGKRNDDVKKAIKKYGAAYLAATGGAAALLADRIKAAKVVAYEDLGPEAIRELTVEDFPAVVVNDAAGGDAFVEGAKKYNRE, from the coding sequence GTGGTGATTAAATTGAATATCCCGGTGGAAGACGCCGACGTCGTCAAGAATTTGAAGGCCGGGGAAGAAGTGCTGCTGACCGGCCGCATGTACACCGCGCGCGACGCCGCCCACAAGCGGCTTATCGATCTCCTCGATAAGGGCGAGCCGCTGCCGGTCGACCTGAACGGCGCGTGCATTTACTACGTCGGGCCGTCGCCGGCGCGCCCCGGCAACGTCATCGGCTCGGCGGGGCCCACTACCTCGGGCCGCGTCGACCCCTACACGCCCAGGCTGCTGGAGCAGGGCTTGAAGTTGATGGTCGGCAAGGGCAAGCGGAACGACGACGTAAAGAAGGCCATTAAAAAATACGGCGCGGCGTACCTGGCCGCCACCGGCGGCGCCGCGGCGCTGCTGGCCGACCGCATCAAGGCCGCGAAGGTGGTCGCGTACGAGGACCTGGGCCCGGAGGCCATCCGCGAGCTGACGGTGGAGGACTTCCCGGCGGTGGTCGTGAACGACGCGGCCGGCGGCGACGCGTTCGTCGAGGGCGCGAAGAAGTACAACCGCGAATAG
- a CDS encoding NHL repeat-containing protein: MSADEKETGSVSRREFLKAGAAAGAFAVLAGAFPEVVWAEEPGRPDLSGLGDLINPYDVAVALDGTVYVANAGRYGVVRLAAGEGRYLGTGPGTADGRFNFPMGVDAAADGGVFVADTNNGRVQVFDAAGVHVRSFGRLGYLDGEFLRPKSVCRYEAGVLVADTRNHRVQYVDLHSTRLASDEPVTRAILGGLGDGPTDLKLPRYVAADAEKRIYVADAGHAVVKIFNLDGDVTATLGRGELAEPAGIAAEDGTTFVADAGGARVLAFDNDGRKLGALKGLAGLKEPRGVALADGYLLVADPKAARVFITEV, translated from the coding sequence ATGTCGGCGGACGAGAAGGAAACGGGTAGCGTAAGCCGGCGCGAGTTTTTGAAAGCCGGCGCCGCCGCGGGCGCGTTCGCGGTCCTGGCGGGCGCGTTCCCGGAGGTGGTGTGGGCCGAGGAGCCCGGGCGGCCGGACCTCTCCGGCCTGGGCGACCTTATCAACCCGTACGACGTGGCCGTGGCGCTCGATGGAACGGTGTACGTCGCCAACGCCGGCCGCTACGGCGTCGTGCGGCTCGCCGCCGGCGAGGGCCGCTACCTGGGCACCGGCCCGGGTACCGCCGACGGCCGGTTCAACTTCCCGATGGGCGTGGACGCGGCCGCCGACGGCGGCGTCTTCGTCGCCGACACCAACAACGGCCGCGTTCAAGTGTTCGACGCCGCCGGCGTTCACGTTCGCTCCTTCGGCCGGCTGGGCTACCTCGACGGCGAGTTCCTCCGGCCGAAGAGCGTTTGCCGCTACGAGGCCGGCGTGCTCGTGGCCGACACCCGCAACCACCGCGTCCAATACGTCGACCTGCATAGCACGAGGCTGGCCTCCGACGAGCCGGTGACGCGGGCCATCCTGGGCGGCCTGGGCGACGGCCCCACCGACCTCAAGCTGCCGCGGTACGTCGCGGCCGACGCCGAGAAGCGCATCTACGTCGCCGACGCCGGCCACGCCGTCGTGAAAATTTTCAACCTCGACGGCGACGTGACGGCGACGCTCGGCCGGGGCGAATTGGCGGAGCCGGCGGGCATCGCGGCCGAGGACGGGACGACCTTCGTCGCGGACGCCGGCGGGGCGCGCGTGTTGGCGTTCGATAACGACGGCCGCAAGCTCGGCGCGCTTAAAGGTTTGGCTGGTTTGAAAGAACCGCGCGGCGTCGCGCTGGCCGACGGGTACCTGCTGGTCGCGGACCCCAAGGCGGCGCGCGTCTTCATAACCGAGGTTTGA